Below is a genomic region from Rhizobium sp. 9140.
AGATGCGGATCTCCTCCAGCTTCTCGTCGCCACAGGTCACCGCGACGCCTTGCCGGGTCAGCCCGGGATTGGCGTCCGCCAGCGCCGTCTCGATGGCCGCCGGGCTCATCCGCCGCCGCGCGTCGGCGTTCTCTGTGCTTGCCGGTAAGTGCACCCGATCGCGCGCTGCCCGGAGCACGGAGAAATAGGCGCGCTGGTCGAGCCCCGAACACGTCCCATGCTTGCGCCACTGATGCCCGATCAGGCCCATGGAGGGGATGATGTCGAACAGGCCACGGCCGAGCGCATCAGGCACGCGGTCGCTGTCGCGCGAGGGGCAGAAGGCGGGAAAGCCCCGCTCGTTCTGCGGCCACAGACCGTGGACGATGAAGCCGTATGTCCGTGTGCCATTGCACTGCGCCGTCTTGCCCGCGCGGTCGTTCTCCTCACACCAGGTCGGCGACCAGGAGAGGGAGAGGACGTAGAAATCGAACCCGCTTCCCATCGGCACGTTTCCGGGCGTGGCCGCAGGCGTGTTTTTCGGGGCCTGAGAGGGTGTCTGGGAAGACGGCTTTGCCGGTGGCTTAGGCGCCTGCTGGAGAATGGGTGGCGTTGCCGTAGCTTGCCTCTCCGCCGGCTCATCACCACAGCCCGATACCAGAAGGCCCAAGACCAGTGCCATCACGATCCGCACGGAGGAGAGAAGCCGCTGCATCATGCCGGGAACCCCCGCGCAGCGGGGCAAAGCTGGCCACGTACAGTGCCGCTTACAGGGATGGGGAGATCCTTCGTCATCGTCGTCTCCCGTTTCGCCCTTGACGCTTCGTTGCGCTGCGGGAGATTGCGTCGGGCAGGGGCTTTGCGTCAAGCGCTGCACGGCAAAGTCCCTGCTCGATCAGGCCTCGTCGTCATCCTCTGGAAGATCGCGCTCTTCCCCCCGCAGCCAGATGGCGCGCGCGGAGGCGAAGCGGTCCTGCTTCAGGCGATCCTTGAGGAAGGGCAGCAGCACGTCCAGCTCGCTTTTCAGCGTGAAGGGCGGGTTGACGATGATGAGGCCGGTGCCGGTTAGACCTGTCGTGCCGCGGTCGCTCTTCACCGTCAGCTCGCAGCAGAGCATCTTCGGTATGTTCAGCGCCGTCAGGTTCTCGTGGAAATCGGCGATGGGCGCGCCCTGCTTCAGCGGATACCAGAGGCAGAACGTGCCGCCGGGAAAGCGGCGATAGGCCTTGGCGAGACCCTTCTCCAGCCGGTCGTATTCGCCCGGCTCCTCGAAAGGCGGATCGACCAGCACCAGCCCGCGCTTCTCCTTGGGCGGCAGATGCGCGCCGAGCGCCAGCCAGCCGTCCAGTTCGGTAATGCGGCTCTGATAGTCGCCGTCGAACAGCCGGTGCAGCGTCTCGTAGTCGTCGGGGTGAAGCTCCATCGCCGAAAGCCGGTCCTGCGGCCGCATCAGCAGGCGCGTCAGCTTCGGCGAGCCCGGATAATGCGTCATCCCGCCTTCGGGGTTCAGCGCGGCGATTGCTTCCAGATAGGGCGCGAGAAGAGGCGCGACCGCGGGCGGCAGCGGGTCCGCCAGCAGCCGGCCGATGCCGTCGCGCCACTCCCCGGTCTTCTGCGCTTCCTCGCTTGAAAGGTCGTAGAGCCCGATGCCGGCATGGGTATCCAGCACGCGAAACGCCTTGTCCTTCTGCTTCAGGTAGGTGACGAGACGGGCGAGCACCGCATGCTTCAGCACGTCGGCGAAATTGCCCGCATGGTAGATGTGCCGATAATTCATGATCTCTGGTGATCGCCTTGATGAAATGTTGAGATGCAAAGGGCAAAGCGCTTTGAGTGGCTTTGGCGATGTCCTATAGAAAACCCATGAACCTTGCGACCCCCATCAAAGCGGAAAACCCCGTAAGAGCCGAGAAGCCCATCAAAACGGGAAACGCGGTCGGACACTCCGTCTGTCCGCACGACTGTCCCTCGGCCTGCGCGCTGGAGGTGGACCTGACCCCGGACGGCCGGATCGGCCGGCTGCGCGGTGCCGCCGCCAATACCTATACCGCCGGCGTCATCTGCGCCAAGGTGGCGCGCTATTCCGAGCGTATCTACCATCCCGGCCGCCTGCTCGTGCCGCAGCGCCGCGTCGGTAGCAAGGGCGAGGGCGGTTTCCGGGAGATCTCCTGGGACGCGGCGCTCGACGAGATCGCCGAGGCGTTCCTCAAGGCCGAGGCGCGGCACGGTTCGGAAGCCGTCTGGCCCTATTTCTACGCCGGCACGATGGGGCAGGTGCAGCGCGACAGTATCGAGCGCCTGCGCCATGCCAAGCGCTATTCCGGCTTCTTCGGCTCGATCTGCACCAATCCCGCCTGGACCGGCTTTACCATGGGTACCGGCGCGCTGCGCGGTCCCGACCCGCGCGAGATGGCGCTGTCGGATTGCGTCGTCATCTGGGGAACCAACGCGGTCTCCACGCAGGTCAACGTGATGACCCACGCCATCCGCGCCCGCAAGGAGCGCAAGGCGAAGATCGTCGTGATCGACATCTACGACAACCCGACGATGAAGCAGGCCGACATGGCGCTGACCGTGCGCCCCGGCACGGATGCGGCGCTCGCCTGCGCCGTCATGCACATCGCCTTCCGCGACGGCACCGCCGACCGCGCCTACCTCGCCACCCATTCGGACGATCCGGCCGGACTGGAAGCGCATCTCCAGAGCCGCGACCCGGCCTGGGCGTCGGAGATAACGGGCCTTTCTGTCGAGGAGATCGAAGCGTTCGCGAAACTCGTGGGCTCGACGCCAAAGACCTATTTCCGGCTGGGCTACGGCTTCACCCGCCAGCGCAACGGGGCCGTCGCCATCCATGCGGCCGCCAGCATCGCGACCGTGCTCGGATCGTGGAAGCACGAGGGCGGTGGCGCCTTCCATTCCAACAACGATGTCTTCCGCTTCGACAAGCGCGAACTGATGGGTACCGCCATGGTGGACCCCGATATCCGCATGCTCGACCAGTCGCAGATCGGCCGCGTGCTGACCGGCGATGCCGAGGCGCTGCGTCATCGGGGTCCGGTTACGGCGCTCCTCATCCAGAACACCAATCCCGTCAACGTCGCCCCCGAGCAGCGACGGGTCAAACGCGGCTTCCTGCGCGACGACCTGTTCGTCGCGGTGCACGAGCAGTTCATGACCGACACGGCAAAGCTTGCCGATATCGTGCTGCCGGCCACCATGTTCCTGGAGCATGACGATCTCTACCGCGGCGGTGGCCATCAGCATATCCTGCTCGGGCCGAAGCTGGTGGAGCCGCCGGCAACGGTGCGCACCAATCTCTTCGTCATCGAGGAACTGGCAAGGCGCCTCGGGATTGCCGACCGCCCCGGTTTCGGCCTTGGCGAGCGCGACCATATCGATCGCATCCTCGTCAACTACGACAGCGGCTACGAGCACCTGAAGGAAGCGAAGTGGCTGGATGTCCAGCCGGATTTCGCCACCGCCCATTTCATCGAGGGCTTTGCCCATCCCGATGGCCGCTTCCGCTTCCGCGCCGACTGGACCGGCACGCCCGCGCCCAATCGTCCGCCGGCCGCCGTGGGCATGCTCGGTCCGGTCGAAGGCCTTCCGGTCTATCCCGATCACGCCGACCTCATCGAAGCCGCCGATGCCGATCACCCGTTCCGCCTTGCGACATCACCGGCGCGCTCCTTCCTTAATTCGAGCTTTGCCGAAACGCCGGGTTCGGTGCAGAAGGAAGGCCGCCCGGAGGTGATGATCCATGCGGCCGATGCCGCGCGTCTGGGCATTGCGGATGGCGACATCGTCAGGCTGGGGAATGTCAGGGGTGAGATCCGCCTCCACGCCCGCATCGGCGGCGGCACGCGGCCGGGGGTGGTGATTGCCGAGGGTCTGTGGCCGAACGGCGCCCATCTCGACGGCGAAGGCATCAACGTGCTGACCGGTGCCGATAGCGTCGCGCCCTATGGCGGCGCCGCCTTCCACGACAACCGCATCTGGCTGAGGCGCGACGAAACCCCTGGAATGGCAGAGCCCGCATGAGCAAGTTCGAGACCGTGACCATCGAGATCCTCAAGGACGAGACTCTCTCCAAGAACTGGTATCACCTGCGCAATATCACCTTCCGCTACACGGACGCGGAAGGCCGCGCCAAGGTGCTGAAGCGGGAGACCTATGATCGCGGCAATGGCGCGACGATCCTGCTCTACGATCCCCGCCGCGATATCGTGGTACTCGTGCGCCAGTTCCGGGTGCCGACCTATGTCAATGGCGGCACGGGCTGGATGCTCGAAACGCCGGCTGGTCTGCTGGATGGCGATGCGCCCGAGGATGCGATCCGCCGCGAGGCCATGGAAGAAACCGGTTATCGCGTCGGCGCGGTCCGCTCGCTCTTCAAGGCCTATATGTCGCCCGGAGCGGTCACCGAAATCGTCCACTGCTTCGCCGCCGTCATCGATATCGAGGACCGGGTGGAGGAGGGCGGTGGCCTCGCATCGGAAGACGAGGACATCGAAGTCGTGGAACTCGGCCTTGACGACGCGATGTCGATGATTGCATCCGGCGAGATCTGCGACGGCAAGACGATTATGCTGCTGCAATGGGCGGTGATGAATCGCGAGAGCCTGAGGGCCGCGACGGCCTGAATGCCTCAGCTTGCCGCTGCCCTTGCCCAGACATGCAGACGGGCAAGCTGGGCTGACCGCACCTCACCCGCCCGTCCGAACGTCGCCGCGCGCCACCATCCGCAATGCCTCTGCATAGGTCTTGTGCTCGACCGTCAGCACGCGGGCCGCCAGCGTTTCCGCCGTGTCGTCGGCAAGAACCGGCACCCGGGTCTGCAGGATGACAGGGCCTTCGTCCATGCCCTCGTTGACGAAATGAACGGTGCAGCCGGCTTCCGTGCGGCCGGCATCCAGCGCGCGCTGATGCGTGTGCAGGCCGGGGAAATCGGGCAGGAGGGACGGGTGGATGTTGAGGATGCGGCCTTCGTAGCGGCCGATGAAGGCGCCGCTCAGCAGGCGCATGTAGCCGGCAAGACATAGGAGATCGGGACGCAGCTTTTCGGCATGGTCGAGAATAGCGGCCTCGTGCGCCGCTTTGTCGGCATAATCGCGCCGCTCGAAGGCAGCGGTGGGAATGCCGCGCGCCGCAGCTTTCTCCAGGCCGCCGGCGGTTGCGCGGTCGGAGATCACGCCGACGATCTCGGCCGGATAGTCGTCCGCTGCGCAGGCATCCGCCAGCGCCAGCATGTTGGAGCCGCCGCCGGAGATGAACACGACGACGCGCTTGCGCGAAGCAGCCTCGCTCATGCTTATCTCGCTCACAGCGTCAGCGTTCCCTCGTAGACCACGCCCGGCGCACCCTCGTTACGGGCGATCATCCGGCCGAGGCGGAACACCGTCTCGCCTTCGGCCGCAAGCGCCGCCGTCACGCTGTCGGCAAGCTCCGCCGGCACGACGGCGATCATGCCGACGCCGCAGTTGAAGGTGCGCAGCATCTCGGTTGCCGCGACGCCGCCGATGCGGGCAAGCCAGGAGAACACGGGCGGCGCATTGACGGCCGCCAGGTCGATTTCGGCTGCAAGATGCTTCGGCAGCACGCGTGGAATGTTTTCGGGAAAGCCGCCACCGGTGATGTGGGCCAGCGCCTTGATGCCGCCGGTCTCGCGGATGACGTTCAGCAGCGGCTTTACGTAGATACGCGTCGGCGTCATCAGCACGTCGGCAAGGGTCGCGCCTTCGGTGCCAGTGTCGAAGGGGGCCGGCGCGTCCCAGGCAAGGCCCGAGAGACCGACGATCTTGCGCACCAGCGAATAGCCGTTGGAGTGAACGCCGGAGGAGGCGAGGCCGAGGATGACGTCGCCTTCGGCGATATCGCCAGCCGGCAGCAGCCGGCCGCGTTCGGCCGCGCCGACGGCAAAGCCGGCAAGATCGTAGTCGCCGCCGGAATACATGCCCGGCATTTCCGCCGTCTCGCCGCCGATCAGCGCACAGCCGGCATCCCGGCAACCCGCCGCGATACCGGCGACGATGGCCGCACCCTGGTCAGGGTCGAGCTTGCCGGTTGCGAAATAGTCGAGAAAGAACAGCGGCTCGGCGCCCTGCACCACGAGGTCGTTGACGCACATGGCCACGAGATCGATGCCGACGGTGTCGTGCTTGTTGGCGTCGATGGCGATCTTCAGCTTGGTGCCGACGCCGTCGTTCGCGGCGACCAGCACCGGGTCGGTAAAGCCGGCAGCCTTCAGGTCGAACAGGCCTCCGAAGCCGCCGATCTCGCCATCGGCGCCGGGCCTGCGGGTGGAGCGGACATGCGGCTTGATCTTCTCGACCATCAGGTTTCCGGCATCGATATCGACGCCCGCATCGCTGTAGGTCAGACCGTTCTGTTCCGACTGGCTCATGTTTGGCTCTCCACGCACCCGTTCAAGCCCTGCGATTGGCATGTGGTGCGGGCAAGTGCAAGCGTGCAGGCGCTCTCGCAAGGCTTTTTCCCGCATGGATCTTGGCGCGATCCCAGAGTCATCCCTGTGTCATCCCTGGGGGATAGCGAATCACCGGCGCTTGACCGGCCGCCTTGCGCCGTCCTATCTCGGGCCTATCTCATTGGAAGCGTGCCACGGGCCGCCGCGATGTCAACAGGATCGGAGCGTCAGATGGCCACCATGTTCAGCGGGAAGGGACTTCGCCGCCAGGCGATCTTCTGGCTTGTCTTCTTCGTCCTCTTCATTGCCTTCCTGATGGTCTTCTCCTCCATCCTCCTGCCGTTCCTCGCCGGCATGGCGCTCGCCTACTTCCTCGATCCCATCGCCGACCGGCTGGAAAAATGGGGCTTGAGCCGGATGATGGCGACGATCGTCATCCTCATCGGCTTCATCGTCGTCTTCGCCCTGTCGTTGGTGCTGATCATCCCGATCATCTTCACGCAGGCGTCCGACTTCACCGCAAAAATTCCCGATTACGTCGCAAGCTTCCAGAATTTCCTCGCCAGCCCCCAAGCCGATATCCTGCCGGACTGGCTTCAGAGCCAGTTGCCCGCGATCCGCGAGAATTCAGCCCGCCTCATGGCGCAGGGCGCAAGCTTCCTCGGTACACTGGTACAGCAGTTGTGGAACTCCGGCGTCGCGCTGCTCGATATCATCTCGCTTTTCGTCGTGACGCCGGTCGTCGCCTTCTATCTGCTGCTCGATTGGGACCGGATGGTCGCCAAGGTCGACAGCTGGATCCCGCGTGGTCAGCTCTCCACCGTCCGCCAGATCGCGACCGACATGGACAGTTCCATTGCCGGCTTTGTGCGCGGGCAGGGCTCGCTCTGCATCATCCTCGGTCTCTATTACGGCATCTTTCTCACCGTCGCGGGGCTGAATTTCGGCCTGCTCATCGGCTTCTTCGCCGGCCTCATCAGCTTCATTCCCTATGTCGGCTCCATGGTCGGTCTGGTGCTGGCGGTGGGCGTCGCGCTGGTTCAGTTCTGGCCGGATTACTTCTGGGTCATCGTCGTCGCCTGCATCTTCTTCTCGGGCCAGTTCCTCGAAGGCAATATCCTGCAACCGAAGCTGGTCGGCAGCAGCGTCGGCCTTCATCCCGTCTGGCTCATGTTCGCCCTGCTGGCCTTCGGTTCGCTGTTCGGCTTCGTCGGGCTGCTCGTGGCTGTCCCCGCGGCGGCCGCCCTCGGCGTCCTCGTGCGCTTCGCGCTGGCGCGCTATCTGGAAAGCGACGTCTATCACAGCCCGCCGACCCACACGACCATCGAAGCCCAGCCGAACGTACCGCACAGCCTCACATGAACCGCCGAGACGACCAGCTGCCGCTGCCTTTGGGTCATGCGCCGCAGATCAGCCGGGACGACCTGCTCGTCTCGTCCTCGCTGGAGGCGGCGGTGGCGATCGTGGACGGCTGGCCGCATTGGCCATCGCCCGTCGTGGTGCTCGTCGGACCGCCGGGCTCGGGCAAGTCGCATCTCGCCGCCATCTGGGCGCAGACGAGCGGCGCGACAGCCATCGATCTCCGGCAGGGTAGCGATGCGCCCGATATCGCGGCAAGCGGCCCGGTCCTGTTCGAGGATGCCGATCGTCGCGGCTTCGATGAGGCCACGCTCTTTCACGTCATCAACAGCGTGCGCCAAAACGGAACCTACCTCCTCGTCACCGCCCGCAGCCGGCCTGCCGCCTGGGGCGTGGCACTGCCGGACCTCGCCTCGCGCCTGAAGGCGGTCACCGTCGTGGAGACGAGCGAGCCGGACGACGATCTTCTCGGTCAGGTGCTGATGAAGCTCTTTGCCGACCGCCAGCTTTTTCCCGACGAACGGCTGATCGCCTACCTCGTCGCCCGCATGGAGCGGTCGCTGGAAAGCGCCCATAGGGTGGTCGAGGACATCGATCGTCTGGCGCTCGCCCGCCGCACGCGGATCAGCCGCTCTCTGGCCGCCGAAGTGCTTGAAAAAATTGGAAATGCAGCGGATACACAAGAAATCGCTGATCAAGACGATTGACTGTCACAGTTCCGTCGTCAAACTCGTCTAGCAGCTTTTCGCAAAGCGTATGAGGAAACGGCACATGGACACGACTGCAGCTGCGGCAAAGACGACCACCCCAGCGGCCAACCCCGTGGACAAGGGTGCGGTCGATAAGGGCATTGACCTGCTGAACAGCCCGGAGCGGTTCATCAACCGCGAGTTCTCTTGGCTGCAATTCAATCGCCGCGTCCTCGAGGAAACGCTGAACACCGCCCATCCGCTCTTGGAGCGCGTCCGCTTCCTGTCAATTTCTGCGGCCAACCTCGATGAGTTCTTCATGGTCCGCGTCGCCGGTCTCGAGGCGCAGGTGCGCCAAAGCGTCGTCGTGCGCAGCCCGGACGGCAAAACGCCGGCCGAGCAGCTGGGCGACATTCTGAAAGAGATCAACACCTTGCAGATGGAGCAGCAGGCCTCGCTTGCCGTGCTCCAGCAGTATCTTGCCAAGGAAGACATTCTCATCGTCCGCCCGGTCTCGCTGTCGGCCGACGACCGGACCTGGCTGGAGACGACGTTCGACCAGTCGATGTTCCCGGTGCTGACCCCGCTGTCGATCGATCCGGCGCATCCTTTCCCCTTCATTCCCAATCTCGGTTTCACAATGGGGCTGCAACTCGTCAGCCGCTCCGGCCGCGATCCGATGACGGCACTTCTGCGTCTGCCCGTGGCGCTCGACCGTTTCGTACGCCTGCCGGACGTGCGCTCCACCATCCGCTACATCACGCTCGAAGACGTGGTGGGCATGTTCATCAGTCGCCTTTTCCCGGGCTACGACGTCAAGGGAGCCGGCACCTTCCGCATCATCCGCGACAGCGATATCGAGGTGGAGGAAGAGGCGGAAGATCTCGTTCGCTTCTTCGAGACCGCCCTGAAGCGTCGCCGTCGGGGCTCGGTCATCCGCATCGAGATCGATTCAGAAATGCCGCTGGAACTGCGCCGCTTCGTCATCTCTGAGCTCGGCGTGCCGGAAAACCGCGTGGCCGTGCTGCCGGGGCTCTTGGCCCTGAACACGCTGTCGGAAATCACCAAGGCTCCGAGGGAGGATCTGCGGTTCGCGCCGTACAACGCGCGATTTCCCGAGCGAGTCCGAGAGCACATGGGAGACTGCTTCGCCGCCATCCGCGAAAAAGACATGGTGGTTCACCACCCCTATGAGAGCTTCGACGTCGTTGTCCAGTTCCTCCATCAGGCTGCGCGCGATCCTGACGTCCTTGCGATAAAGCAGACGCTCTACCGGACCTCCAACGACAGCCCCATCGTGCGTGCGCTCATCGATGCCGCCGACGCCGGCAAATCGGTGACGGCGCTGGTCGAACTCAAGGCACGCTTCGATGAGGAAGCGAACATCCGCTGGGCGCGCGATCTGGAGCGTGCCGGCGTGCAGGTCGTCTTCGGCTTCATCGAGCTGAAGACCCACGCCAAGATGTCGATGGTCGTGCGCCGCGAAGAGGGCAAGCTGCGGACCTACTGCCACCTCGGCACCGGCAATTACCACCCTGTCACCGCCAAGATCTACACGGATCTCTCCTTCTTCACCTGCTCGCCCGTGGTCGGCCACGACATGGCGAATATCTTCAACTTCATCACCGGCTATGGCGAGCCCGAGGCCGGCATGAAGCTGGCGATCTCGCCGCACACGCTGCGTCCGCGCATCCTCAAGCACATCGAGGAGGAGATCGTGCATGCCGGCGCCGGTCGTCCGGCCTCCATCTGGATGAAGATGAACTCGCTGGTGGACCCCGAGATCATCGATGCGCTCTACCGCGCGAGCCGTGCGGGCGTCGAGGTCGAGCTGATCGTGCGCGGCATCTGCTGCCTGCGTCCGCAGGTGCCCGGCCTGTCGGAGAATATCCGCGTCAAGTCCATCGTCGGGCGTTTTCTGGAACACAGCCGGATCTTCTGTTTCGGCAACGGCCATGCTCTTCCCTCCGAGCATGCGCTTGTGTATATCGGCTCGGCGGATATGATGCCGCGCAACCTGGACCGGCGCGTGGAGACTCTCGTACCTCTCGTCAACCGGACCGTGCACGAACAGGTCCTGTCGCAGATCATGCTGGCAAATCTCATCGATAACCAGCAGAGCTACGAAATTCTCGAGGACGGCACCTCACGGCGGATCTCGGTGTCCAAGGACAGCGAACCGTTCAACGCACAAGTCTATTTCATGACCAATCCCAGCCTGTCCGGCCGGGGCGAGGCCCTGAAATCGAGTGCGCCGAAGGTTATCGCCGGCTGGGACAGCGACCGCAGAAAGTAAAGCTGGACCCGCATGGTAGAATCCGAAGCTCAGGGGCGCTTGCCTGGCATCGCCCCTGTTTCCGTCGTCGATATCGGCTCCAACTCGATCCGGCTCGTGATTTATGAGGGATTGAATCGCTCGCCTGCGGTGCTGTTCAACGAAAAGGTCATGTGCGGACTCGGTAAGGGTATCGATGCCACCGGGCAGATGGATGCCGAGAGCGTCGAACGTGCGCTGAAGGCGCTGCATCGCTTCAAGGCGCTCGCCACCCAGGCGCGCGCCTCGACCGGCTTCGTTCTGGCGACGGCGGCTGCCCGCGACGCCTCCAACGGTCCCGATTTCATTCGCCGCGCCGAGCACATTCTCGGCCAGAAGATCCGCGTTCTCTCCGGCGAGGAGGAGGCCTACTTCTCCGCACTCGGCATCGTCAGCGGCTACCACGACCCCGATGGCGTCGTCGGCGATCTCGGTGGCGGCTCGCTGGAACTGGTCGACGTCGTCGGCCGTACCATTGGCACCGGCATCACCCTGCCGCTCGGCGGCATCCGCCTGTCGGAACATGCCGGCGGCTCGCTGGAACGGGCGCGTGCCTATGTCCGCAAGACGGTGAAGAACGTCGACGTGCTGAAACGCGGCGCCGGCCGCACCTTTTACGCCGTTGGCGGCACATGGCGCTCCATCGCCAAGCTGCACATGGAACTGCGCGACTATCCGCTGCACATGATGCAGGGTTACGAGATGAGCTATGAGGAGGCCATGAGCTTCCTGCCGGAGGTCATCGAGCCCAAGGACCTGAAGATCCCCGCCTTCGCTGCGATCTCCCGCAGCCGCCGCAATCTTCTGCCCTATGGCGCCATCGCCCTGCAGGAGACGATCTCGCTTCTGAAGCCGGCGCGCATCTCGTTTTCCGCTCTCGGCGTGCGCGAGGGTTACCTCTTCTCGCTGTTGTCGGAGCAGGCGCGCAACGCCGATCCGCTGCTGACCGCCGCCTCCGAGCTGGCCATCCTGCGCGCCCGGTCCCCGGAGCATGCCCGCGAGCTGGCGGACTGGACAGGCAGGGTGCTGCCGGCCCTCGGCATCGCGGAAACCGAGGAGGAAGCCCGTTACCGGCAGGCCGCCTGCCTGCTCGCCGATATTTCCTGGCGCGCGCACCCCGATTACCGTGGCCTCCAGGCGCTGAACATCATCGCCCACTCCACATTCTCCGGTATCACCCATGCCGGCCGCGCTTATATCGCGCTCGCCAATTATTACCGGCACGACGGCCTGAACGACAACGGCGCCACCAGCCCGCTTTCCACCATCACGCCTGCGCGCATGCTGGAACAGGCGAAGATCCTCGGCGCCCTGCTACGCGTTGCTTACCTGTTCTCCGCCTCCATGCCGGGCGTGGTCCGCAACCTCGCCCTCCGCCCGTCGTCGGCGGCGAATATCGACCTCGATTTCGTGGTGCCCGCCGATTACAGCGAGTTCGCAGGTGAGAGACTGGATGGACGCTTGCAGCAGCTGGCGAAACAGACGGGCAAGCGGATCGCGTTCCGGTTCGCGTAAGGACCCGTATGAGGAAGGGCCGGTTCGCGTGACAGAAAAGAGCTCTCGCTGGCGCCGCGCCCTGTTTCTGCTGCTTCTCGTTTTTGTCGGT
It encodes:
- a CDS encoding ribonuclease T2 family protein, which translates into the protein MGSGFDFYVLSLSWSPTWCEENDRAGKTAQCNGTRTYGFIVHGLWPQNERGFPAFCPSRDSDRVPDALGRGLFDIIPSMGLIGHQWRKHGTCSGLDQRAYFSVLRAARDRVHLPASTENADARRRMSPAAIETALADANPGLTRQGVAVTCGDEKLEEIRICFTRDLAFRACGEVDRGGCRARDLTIPAAGRR
- a CDS encoding 23S rRNA (adenine(2030)-N(6))-methyltransferase RlmJ codes for the protein MNYRHIYHAGNFADVLKHAVLARLVTYLKQKDKAFRVLDTHAGIGLYDLSSEEAQKTGEWRDGIGRLLADPLPPAVAPLLAPYLEAIAALNPEGGMTHYPGSPKLTRLLMRPQDRLSAMELHPDDYETLHRLFDGDYQSRITELDGWLALGAHLPPKEKRGLVLVDPPFEEPGEYDRLEKGLAKAYRRFPGGTFCLWYPLKQGAPIADFHENLTALNIPKMLCCELTVKSDRGTTGLTGTGLIIVNPPFTLKSELDVLLPFLKDRLKQDRFASARAIWLRGEERDLPEDDDEA
- a CDS encoding molybdopterin-containing oxidoreductase family protein; translation: MSYRKPMNLATPIKAENPVRAEKPIKTGNAVGHSVCPHDCPSACALEVDLTPDGRIGRLRGAAANTYTAGVICAKVARYSERIYHPGRLLVPQRRVGSKGEGGFREISWDAALDEIAEAFLKAEARHGSEAVWPYFYAGTMGQVQRDSIERLRHAKRYSGFFGSICTNPAWTGFTMGTGALRGPDPREMALSDCVVIWGTNAVSTQVNVMTHAIRARKERKAKIVVIDIYDNPTMKQADMALTVRPGTDAALACAVMHIAFRDGTADRAYLATHSDDPAGLEAHLQSRDPAWASEITGLSVEEIEAFAKLVGSTPKTYFRLGYGFTRQRNGAVAIHAAASIATVLGSWKHEGGGAFHSNNDVFRFDKRELMGTAMVDPDIRMLDQSQIGRVLTGDAEALRHRGPVTALLIQNTNPVNVAPEQRRVKRGFLRDDLFVAVHEQFMTDTAKLADIVLPATMFLEHDDLYRGGGHQHILLGPKLVEPPATVRTNLFVIEELARRLGIADRPGFGLGERDHIDRILVNYDSGYEHLKEAKWLDVQPDFATAHFIEGFAHPDGRFRFRADWTGTPAPNRPPAAVGMLGPVEGLPVYPDHADLIEAADADHPFRLATSPARSFLNSSFAETPGSVQKEGRPEVMIHAADAARLGIADGDIVRLGNVRGEIRLHARIGGGTRPGVVIAEGLWPNGAHLDGEGINVLTGADSVAPYGGAAFHDNRIWLRRDETPGMAEPA
- a CDS encoding NUDIX domain-containing protein → MSKFETVTIEILKDETLSKNWYHLRNITFRYTDAEGRAKVLKRETYDRGNGATILLYDPRRDIVVLVRQFRVPTYVNGGTGWMLETPAGLLDGDAPEDAIRREAMEETGYRVGAVRSLFKAYMSPGAVTEIVHCFAAVIDIEDRVEEGGGLASEDEDIEVVELGLDDAMSMIASGEICDGKTIMLLQWAVMNRESLRAATA
- the purN gene encoding phosphoribosylglycinamide formyltransferase — encoded protein: MSEAASRKRVVVFISGGGSNMLALADACAADDYPAEIVGVISDRATAGGLEKAAARGIPTAAFERRDYADKAAHEAAILDHAEKLRPDLLCLAGYMRLLSGAFIGRYEGRILNIHPSLLPDFPGLHTHQRALDAGRTEAGCTVHFVNEGMDEGPVILQTRVPVLADDTAETLAARVLTVEHKTYAEALRMVARGDVRTGG
- the purM gene encoding phosphoribosylformylglycinamidine cyclo-ligase yields the protein MSQSEQNGLTYSDAGVDIDAGNLMVEKIKPHVRSTRRPGADGEIGGFGGLFDLKAAGFTDPVLVAANDGVGTKLKIAIDANKHDTVGIDLVAMCVNDLVVQGAEPLFFLDYFATGKLDPDQGAAIVAGIAAGCRDAGCALIGGETAEMPGMYSGGDYDLAGFAVGAAERGRLLPAGDIAEGDVILGLASSGVHSNGYSLVRKIVGLSGLAWDAPAPFDTGTEGATLADVLMTPTRIYVKPLLNVIRETGGIKALAHITGGGFPENIPRVLPKHLAAEIDLAAVNAPPVFSWLARIGGVAATEMLRTFNCGVGMIAVVPAELADSVTAALAAEGETVFRLGRMIARNEGAPGVVYEGTLTL
- a CDS encoding AI-2E family transporter; protein product: MATMFSGKGLRRQAIFWLVFFVLFIAFLMVFSSILLPFLAGMALAYFLDPIADRLEKWGLSRMMATIVILIGFIVVFALSLVLIIPIIFTQASDFTAKIPDYVASFQNFLASPQADILPDWLQSQLPAIRENSARLMAQGASFLGTLVQQLWNSGVALLDIISLFVVTPVVAFYLLLDWDRMVAKVDSWIPRGQLSTVRQIATDMDSSIAGFVRGQGSLCIILGLYYGIFLTVAGLNFGLLIGFFAGLISFIPYVGSMVGLVLAVGVALVQFWPDYFWVIVVACIFFSGQFLEGNILQPKLVGSSVGLHPVWLMFALLAFGSLFGFVGLLVAVPAAAALGVLVRFALARYLESDVYHSPPTHTTIEAQPNVPHSLT
- the hdaA gene encoding DnaA regulatory inactivator HdaA, which encodes MNRRDDQLPLPLGHAPQISRDDLLVSSSLEAAVAIVDGWPHWPSPVVVLVGPPGSGKSHLAAIWAQTSGATAIDLRQGSDAPDIAASGPVLFEDADRRGFDEATLFHVINSVRQNGTYLLVTARSRPAAWGVALPDLASRLKAVTVVETSEPDDDLLGQVLMKLFADRQLFPDERLIAYLVARMERSLESAHRVVEDIDRLALARRTRISRSLAAEVLEKIGNAADTQEIADQDD